The Symphalangus syndactylus isolate Jambi chromosome 1, NHGRI_mSymSyn1-v2.1_pri, whole genome shotgun sequence DNA segment CCACTCAGGCGCTTGCGGGTTAAGGAGGGACATAGGGAGGAGGTGACCGGTATGGGGTCATGTTCTTGGGACGGGAGCCCTTGCCCTCCATGGGTGCTGTGAAGGGCGGTGGGGGCTGGTAGGGAGGCGCATTGGGATCCTCATCCCGCAGGGGCGTGTACTCTCCCACGGTGTCCTGGTTCAGAGGAGTGGTCTCGGGCACACTCTGGTTGGGGTACTCGGGAGGGGGTAGGGGAGCCTTCTCCTCCTGCAGAATGAGTGGCATGCTGGAGGAGGGTGGGGGCTTGGAGTCGTCCAGTTCATCTGCAAAGATGATAGGCACCCCCTTCTTGATGAAGGTGGCCTGGTCCTCAAGGGTAAGCTTGCCCTTCCGCTTCTTGCGGTAGCAGATCATGGCAATGATGCCAGCAATGAGCAGGATGGCTGCGACCACCACGGCCGGAATGACTGTGTGCAGGTAGACGTCATCCTCACTGCTCTTCTCAGGGTCCCTGTCAGGCACTTCTGTGGGCGGCATCTCTGAGGGCACTCTCCTGGGTGGTGCCACAGGGATAAACTGTAGGTGCCGACAACTGCCAGAGCCCATCACAGCGATGCTTGTGGCTTTAAAGTCAGGCTCTAGGGCGTTGGAGAAGGCAGGCCGAGGTTTTCCATCATCCTCCGCGATCCGGCGGCTCAGCCCAGCGATCTGCTCCTTGGGGCAGGGCTCCAAGGGCAGCGTGTTGTTGGTCCACTCCACCACGATGGAGCCCCGGGTGATATTCTGCAGGGTGACGGTGCTACAGTTTCGGTCTCCAAAGGCGAAGGCCAGTTTCTTTACCAAGGCAATCTTCTTGTGGATGTCATTCAACACCAGTGCCGGGTCACCCACAAACTTGGCCTTGAACCTTGCAGGAGCCCTATCTCCTTGGGGGCGCCTGTGGACGTGGATCTCGAAGGCATCCACAGCCGACAGGCCCCCCTTGTCTGTGGCGTGCATGAAATACTCGTGTTTGCCCACGTGGCTGCTGTCGGGAAGGCCATACATGAGCTGGCTGTTGCTGTTGAACTGTACCCAGGACTTCTCGCCGACCAGCTGCTGCTCCCGTAGTTTCAGGGTCAGCTTCAGCTTGTCAGTGGTGGTGTCCTCATGGTCATAGAAAGTGTCTGACGGGATCTTCACCTCAAAGTAGGTGCCAACCCAGGCATCTACCCTATCAATATGGTTCTTGAGCTCTGGGCGCTGGTTGGGTTCTCCGCCATGGGGCACTCCACTGGTGGTGATGCGAATACGAGTAGGCGGTGAGGCAGTTTCCAATCTGGTGATGGGAACTTTGGTGGTGACCCGGGGCACTGGCCGGGGTGTCCGTGGTTTCTTGGTCGGCCTGCGAGTCGTGGTGGTAGAGGAGTCAGTTGAAGGCGTTGCTGGTTTTGGTGTGGATACTCGTGGCTTCTTGGTGGTGGTTGTGGGAGGGGTAGCAACTGCAGTAGGCTCCACATAGCCAGGAATGGTCATCGTTGGGCGAATCTGGCCAGGAACTGTGGTGCTGGCTTCTGACACCCGAGTAGGCTGGATGGGGCCTAGGGTTGGGGTTTGAATAATGGCGCCTCGAGTCCGGATGGTGACCGTGGGTTTTCCAGGAACAGGATCCCTGACTGGAGGAGCCATGGTCTCTGTTGGAGGAGCAATGGCTGGAGATGTGGGGGTTGGCACGATCCTGGATGGGGGCTCCTGGATAGCCGTGGTTGGGGGCCCAATGGCAGTGACAGGTGTGGGTGTAGCATGTATCTGCCTCCGGATGCGTTTGGGAAGAGGGGGCTTCTTATTGGCGATGTGCCAACCCACCACAGGGTAGCCAAGCTGAGCAGACATTGCGCCCTCCCTGGCAGGGGCCTCCACACCACGAATGTCAGGCACACTGTTCTGGTTCAGGGAGCAGCCCAGCTTCCAGGAGAGAAGGGCCCCATTCTCCACCACCTTTTTTGCATTTCCCGGGCCAGCCATGAAGGCCGACATGTCAAATAGTCTGTTATTCACCACTGGCACTAATTTCATGTTGTGAAGCTCTACTTCTGAGAAGCTCCGCATCCTGTGCAGGAGGTCAATCCTTTGCTTTGGGGCCATCTTGGTGAGGTCAGCATCCAAAATCACCGTCAAAACAGTCACAGGTTCATCCGCAGCACAGGCAGATGATACCACCTCACCAGGGTCTGGGGAGGCTGTCCTCACCGACTGCAGCTCACTGTGGTCTTCAGGGTAGACCTCGATGGAGAACACACTGGAGGTCTGGGGGATGTGGCTCCCGTTGGCCCCCAGCCGTGCAGCGCTCACTGAAATGTAATGCATACCCTTATCAGTGTCAAGGGGGAGGCCCTCCAGGGTGTGGCTCTGCGAGTCCCAGTGCAGCCAAGATGGCAAAGCCTCCTTCCCTGCCGCTGATACCTAGAAGAGACACAAGCATAAATTAAAAGTACTATTGTCACTGCATAACCTGAATATGATCACAACAGTTAACCTGAACTGTGTGACAGGCTTAAGGTGTAATTCAGAATGCCTGCTGGGGAAGCTGATTCCTCTCCCCTAGAGAGACACAACTGAGTTTATTTACCTGTCACAAGACTAGGGCTATGAGACGGGCTAGCTTGGGAGGCAAATATctcacccaaggccacacagtgggGAGACAGCAGTGCTGGCACTCAAGCACATGTCTCATTCCCGAGAACTGATGCCATGGAGCTCACGACCGTTGTGGATTTTATAACAGTGACACACCCTGCCACCTACTTGCCCATTCTACCTGAAGAATCAAGTCACATTCCAGCCCTCAGCATTCCTTTCCACCCTTGCCTCAGACTTCTCCCCGGCCCTCTGCAGACACCACATCCTTGCTCAGGTCACATGCCTGGCCTGGAGGACCGTTCCTGCCCCAAAGTGGAGATGCACACAGGTCTGGGTACAAGGGAAGGCTCAGCGCTCTGAAGGACTCACATTACAACATCACGTTACATTCAAGTGTAGTGGGGCACATTTGTGTAGCAAAGAGAGTTAGTTGTGTCTAATGTTTTCATTTACCCTGCTTCTCAAATCTCAAGACAAACTGTGGTGCCCAGGGAGCAGAGACTAGAATCAACTATTCTAGAATAGTGCTTATTAAAGGAATCCCAAGGAGCTCTGGTCTCTCTAAAAGAGAGAGGTTCTACAGTCAATCAAGTACAGGAAATACACAGAGCCCTCTTTTGCTCTTGGAGAGACCAGGCACAGAAGCAGGCCTAAGGAGCTCATCACCTTATTCCACTCAACAGCATCTCCCAGACTTCTTTTGGTGTGGAGTCCCTTTCCACAGAGATATAACTGGTCATACTCAGAGCACCCAAGGAAATGCCACCATAGAAACCTACACCATCAGCTGACAAGAGGAAAATATGACTTAGCCCTTGCCCCGGCCCCATCTGTGGCGCCTCTTACTTTTGGGAAACACCTACTCCTGCCCCAATGCAAGAAAGGTGACACCCCCCATTCTCTGGTTGGCCTGAAGGCACTCCCATCTCCATTGTCCTATAACAAGTACCAGAGACAAACTGGCCAAAACACAGTACATCACACTGCCAGCCTCAGCTCAGGACTGCCCTTCATGGCCACTGCTTGTCAATAGGGGGACCCTAAAATGCTTCCCTCCCTGTGGCAGGAAAGCTAAAGCCACTGACTGCTGGATTCCCCAGTGGCTCTGGTTCCCTGGGCTTCCTCCTGCCAAAAGACAAGGTACTTGAGTGATTTGGAAAGGAGACCCCAGGCTTGTACCCAGGTGTCCAGGCAGCAGCCTTATAAGAAACTAGGTAATTTTCCCCCTTTAAACTAATTTAAACAGGTTTCCTACACCCAGCAAAAGCGTATGagaaagctgggcatggtagctcatacctataatctcagtactttgggaggccaaggcgggaggattgcttgaggccagcaggcattagagaccaccctggccaacacagtgagacccccatctctatttatctcaaaaaaaaaaattttttttaaaccatgagaTGACTGACATTGTTAGGAGTTACTAttactgggccaggcatggtgacttacccctgtaatcccagcactttgggaggccaaggtgggcagatcacctgaggtcaggagttcgagaccagcctggccaacatggcgaaaccccgtctctactaaaagtacaaaaattagtcggatgtggtggcaggcacctgtagtcccagctactcaggaggctgaggcagaagaattgcttgaacctgggaagcggaggttgcagtgaactgagatcgcaccactgcaacccagcctgggtgacagagtgagactccatctcaaaaaaaaaaaaaaaaaaaaaaaaaaaaaaaaaaaaaaaaaggagttattaTTATCAGG contains these protein-coding regions:
- the DAG1 gene encoding dystroglycan 1, whose protein sequence is MRMSVGLSLLRPLCGRTFLLLLSVAMAQSHWPSEPSEAVSDWENQLEASMHSVLSDLHEAVPTVVGIPDGTAVVGRSFRVTIPTDLIASSGDIIKVSAAGKEALPSWLHWDSQSHTLEGLPLDTDKGMHYISVSAARLGANGSHIPQTSSVFSIEVYPEDHSELQSVRTASPDPGEVVSSACAADEPVTVLTVILDADLTKMAPKQRIDLLHRMRSFSEVELHNMKLVPVVNNRLFDMSAFMAGPGNAKKVVENGALLSWKLGCSLNQNSVPDIRGVEAPAREGAMSAQLGYPVVGWHIANKKPPLPKRIRRQIHATPTPVTAIGPPTTAIQEPPSRIVPTPTSPAIAPPTETMAPPVRDPVPGKPTVTIRTRGAIIQTPTLGPIQPTRVSEASTTVPGQIRPTMTIPGYVEPTAVATPPTTTTKKPRVSTPKPATPSTDSSTTTTRRPTKKPRTPRPVPRVTTKVPITRLETASPPTRIRITTSGVPHGGEPNQRPELKNHIDRVDAWVGTYFEVKIPSDTFYDHEDTTTDKLKLTLKLREQQLVGEKSWVQFNSNSQLMYGLPDSSHVGKHEYFMHATDKGGLSAVDAFEIHVHRRPQGDRAPARFKAKFVGDPALVLNDIHKKIALVKKLAFAFGDRNCSTVTLQNITRGSIVVEWTNNTLPLEPCPKEQIAGLSRRIAEDDGKPRPAFSNALEPDFKATSIAVMGSGSCRHLQFIPVAPPRRVPSEMPPTEVPDRDPEKSSEDDVYLHTVIPAVVVAAILLIAGIIAMICYRKKRKGKLTLEDQATFIKKGVPIIFADELDDSKPPPSSSMPLILQEEKAPLPPPEYPNQSVPETTPLNQDTVGEYTPLRDEDPNAPPYQPPPPFTAPMEGKGSRPKNMTPYRSPPPYVPP